A region from the Sutcliffiella horikoshii genome encodes:
- a CDS encoding class F sortase gives MQHKNNRKLIGLLGSILILSTACTPITQNEADTNLPPESVKAPAEEIASQIDENADKPEEENQADSNKSEITPPLKGIIPTRIQIPAINVDANVEPYGLDESGAMAVPEDGETVAWFEPGTKPGAKGNAVLAAHVDDYTGPAIFFYLKDLEVGDEIIVEDGDQTLTFVVTGKEAYPYNEAPIRTIFGPTNNQQLNLITCTGLYDRKTNNHQERLVIYSQLKET, from the coding sequence TTGCAACACAAAAATAATAGAAAACTAATAGGTCTGTTGGGAAGCATTCTAATCTTATCCACAGCATGCACACCTATTACACAAAATGAAGCTGATACAAATCTTCCACCGGAGTCTGTCAAAGCTCCGGCGGAAGAAATAGCTTCACAGATAGATGAGAATGCCGATAAACCTGAAGAGGAAAATCAAGCTGATTCTAACAAATCAGAAATTACTCCTCCTCTTAAAGGCATTATTCCTACCCGTATTCAGATTCCTGCCATTAACGTTGATGCAAATGTAGAACCTTATGGGTTGGATGAATCAGGTGCCATGGCTGTTCCTGAAGACGGGGAAACGGTCGCTTGGTTTGAACCGGGAACAAAACCTGGTGCAAAAGGAAATGCCGTGTTGGCAGCACATGTTGACGACTATACAGGCCCCGCCATCTTTTTCTATTTGAAAGACTTGGAGGTTGGTGATGAGATCATAGTAGAGGATGGGGACCAAACCTTGACATTTGTTGTCACAGGGAAGGAAGCTTATCCATACAATGAAGCGCCGATAAGGACCATATTTGGACCTACAAACAATCAACAACTGAATTTGATCACCTGCACCGGCCTTTATGATCGTAAAACAAACAATCACCAAGAACGGCTTGTCATCTATTCCCAATTAAAAGAAACCTGA
- a CDS encoding DUF4397 domain-containing protein, whose product MKKLRLLIAGIASILAFSVLGSFASADDHAMVRIIHASPDAPAVDVYVNGEATVENAEFKAATDYMNLPAGTHEVEIYAAGTMGEADPVIATDLTVEAGMSYTVAAINTVENLELSVTTDDNMVAEGQSKIRVGHFSPDAPAVNVGLIDGDDVFSGAEFKAVTDYMTLDAGTYDLEVRTADGGEQVLDLSGTMLEENKVYSVYAINTVDSIEVLVLEDNTMMPSEMPQTGMGGASQSNGMNAWALIAGLLVVGAAAVGVRRFATQK is encoded by the coding sequence TTGAAAAAGTTACGTTTATTGATTGCAGGTATCGCAAGTATCTTGGCATTCTCGGTATTAGGAAGCTTTGCAAGTGCAGATGATCACGCAATGGTTCGTATCATCCACGCTTCACCTGATGCTCCGGCAGTTGATGTTTATGTAAATGGCGAAGCAACAGTTGAAAATGCAGAATTCAAAGCAGCTACTGATTACATGAACTTACCAGCCGGAACGCACGAAGTGGAAATCTATGCAGCTGGAACAATGGGCGAAGCAGATCCTGTCATCGCTACTGACTTAACAGTAGAAGCTGGAATGTCTTATACAGTTGCAGCAATCAATACAGTGGAAAACCTTGAACTGTCTGTTACTACTGATGACAACATGGTAGCTGAAGGTCAATCTAAAATTCGTGTAGGTCACTTCTCACCTGACGCACCTGCAGTGAATGTTGGCTTAATCGATGGAGATGACGTATTCTCTGGAGCAGAATTTAAAGCAGTAACAGATTACATGACACTTGATGCTGGAACTTATGATTTGGAAGTTCGTACAGCTGACGGTGGAGAGCAAGTATTAGACCTGTCTGGTACAATGCTTGAGGAAAATAAAGTCTACTCTGTATATGCAATTAACACAGTAGACAGTATCGAAGTATTAGTATTAGAAGATAACACGATGATGCCAAGCGAAATGCCTCAAACAGGTATGGGTGGTGCTTCACAATCTAATGGAATGAACGCTTGGGCTTTAATTGCCGGTCTTCTAGTAGTTGGAGCAGCGGCTGTTGGAGTGCGTCGCTTTGCAACACAAAAATAA